In Passer domesticus isolate bPasDom1 chromosome 7, bPasDom1.hap1, whole genome shotgun sequence, one genomic interval encodes:
- the PABIR2 gene encoding PABIR family member 2 isoform X2 has product MAQEKMELDLELPPGSAAAPGDGGGLRRSNSAPLIHGLSDNSQVFQPYVLRTRRNSTTVMSRHGMFLSSSPIRIPSSRLHQIRREEGVDLMNREAAHEREVQTAMQISQSWEESLSLSDNDLDKSEKSFSPKRIDFVPVSPAPSPTRGIGKQCFSPSLQMFVSSNGLPPSPIPSPTRRFCKRSQSPINCIRPSVLGPIKRKGEMETESQPKRLFQGTTNMLSPDVTHLTDLSSCLSSDILDGSSSSVGSSSDSLTKGSITTESPVTCSNSCSSFILMDDFSPK; this is encoded by the exons ATGGCTCAGGAGAAGATGGAGCTGGACCTGGAGCTGCCGCCGGGGagcgccgcggccccgggcgaCGGCGGCGGCCTGAGGCGGTCGAACAGCGCCCCGCTCATCCACGGGCTCAG TGACAACTCCCAGGTGTTTCAGCCTTACGTGTTGCGGACTCGCAGGAACAGCACAACAGTTATGAGCCGCCATGGAATG tttttgtCATCATCTCCTATTCGTATTCCTAGCAGCCGACTTCATCAGATCAGAAGG gaggaaggagtggATTTAATGAACAGAGAAGCAGCACATGAAAG GGAAGTGCAGACAGCAATGCAGATAAGCCAGTCATGGGAGGAAAGCTTGAGCCTG AGCGACAATGACTTGGACAAGTCTGAGAAATCTTTTTCCCCAAAGAGAATAGACTTCGTTCCAGTTTCACCTGCACCTTCACCTACAAGAGGAATAGGAAAG caatgTTTTTCACCATCATTGCAGATGTTTGTGAGCAGTAATGGATTACCCCCAAGCCCTATTCCCAGTCCAACAAGGCGATTCTGCAA GAGGAGTCAAAGTCCAATCAACTGTATCAGGCCCAGTGTTCTTGGCCCCATTAAAAGAAAAG GTGAAATGGAAACTGAAAGTCAGCCAAAGAGACTTTTCCAAGGAACAACCAACATGCTTTCTCCAGATGTTACACATCTGACAGATCTCAGTTCATG ccTGTCCTCGGATATTCTCgacgggagcagcagcagcgttGGCTCTTCCTCTGATTCCCTGACTAAAGGCAGCATCACCACGGAGTCTCCAGTGACGTGCTCcaactcctgctcctccttcaTTCTGATGGATGACTTCTCACCCAAGTGA
- the PABIR2 gene encoding PABIR family member 2 isoform X1 has translation MAQEKMELDLELPPGSAAAPGDGGGLRRSNSAPLIHGLSDNSQVFQPYVLRTRRNSTTVMSRHGMFLSSSPIRIPSSRLHQIRREEGVDLMNREAAHEREVQTAMQISQSWEESLSLSDNDLDKSEKSFSPKRIDFVPVSPAPSPTRGIGKQCFSPSLQMFVSSNGLPPSPIPSPTRRFCNRRSQSPINCIRPSVLGPIKRKGEMETESQPKRLFQGTTNMLSPDVTHLTDLSSCLSSDILDGSSSSVGSSSDSLTKGSITTESPVTCSNSCSSFILMDDFSPK, from the exons ATGGCTCAGGAGAAGATGGAGCTGGACCTGGAGCTGCCGCCGGGGagcgccgcggccccgggcgaCGGCGGCGGCCTGAGGCGGTCGAACAGCGCCCCGCTCATCCACGGGCTCAG TGACAACTCCCAGGTGTTTCAGCCTTACGTGTTGCGGACTCGCAGGAACAGCACAACAGTTATGAGCCGCCATGGAATG tttttgtCATCATCTCCTATTCGTATTCCTAGCAGCCGACTTCATCAGATCAGAAGG gaggaaggagtggATTTAATGAACAGAGAAGCAGCACATGAAAG GGAAGTGCAGACAGCAATGCAGATAAGCCAGTCATGGGAGGAAAGCTTGAGCCTG AGCGACAATGACTTGGACAAGTCTGAGAAATCTTTTTCCCCAAAGAGAATAGACTTCGTTCCAGTTTCACCTGCACCTTCACCTACAAGAGGAATAGGAAAG caatgTTTTTCACCATCATTGCAGATGTTTGTGAGCAGTAATGGATTACCCCCAAGCCCTATTCCCAGTCCAACAAGGCGATTCTGCAA CAGGAGGAGTCAAAGTCCAATCAACTGTATCAGGCCCAGTGTTCTTGGCCCCATTAAAAGAAAAG GTGAAATGGAAACTGAAAGTCAGCCAAAGAGACTTTTCCAAGGAACAACCAACATGCTTTCTCCAGATGTTACACATCTGACAGATCTCAGTTCATG ccTGTCCTCGGATATTCTCgacgggagcagcagcagcgttGGCTCTTCCTCTGATTCCCTGACTAAAGGCAGCATCACCACGGAGTCTCCAGTGACGTGCTCcaactcctgctcctccttcaTTCTGATGGATGACTTCTCACCCAAGTGA